From a single Granulicella aggregans genomic region:
- a CDS encoding tetratricopeptide repeat protein gives MSAADQAILKRALDAYDQGDLKTSEPLLADLTARFPANYQANEALGSLYAESDRTTAALPYLRRACAVAPHAAIAHANLGAAYLKLSKPDAAIPELRSALRLDPKNAATQSNLGQALMLKAQPVEAAKAFAAAAALQPADASVEYNLALALFDSGSLKEAKAAIDRIPATESNDQTDALAGDIEEKLGEFQQAIAHYQAAAKSNPSDANLYALTLELMRHWTWDEAVTMADFGTSRYPASKHFEVAKGIAQFGGQHYPEAVVTFSDLLQKEPENALYADLLGRSCSAIAEDASAQCNGLSEFAHRHPENAQAATFAAVSLLHRPSAEQDRPEVKRLLDQAIAADPKLPEAHFQLAVLEQSQLQWQESVAPLQRAIELRPTYPEAHYRLSRAYAHLGMKDKAQEEIALQQKYTQQAKDTVNARLQEVVTFLVKSN, from the coding sequence TTGTCTGCCGCCGACCAGGCGATATTGAAGCGCGCTCTCGACGCATACGACCAGGGTGACCTCAAGACCTCCGAACCTTTACTTGCAGACCTGACCGCACGCTTCCCCGCGAACTATCAGGCCAATGAGGCCCTGGGTAGCCTGTATGCGGAGAGCGACCGCACGACCGCGGCATTGCCTTACCTGCGACGAGCCTGCGCAGTCGCTCCTCATGCGGCCATCGCCCATGCGAATCTGGGTGCCGCTTATCTGAAGTTGAGTAAGCCGGACGCGGCGATTCCGGAGCTAAGGTCCGCGCTCAGACTCGATCCCAAGAACGCAGCAACACAGTCGAACCTCGGCCAGGCCCTTATGCTCAAAGCTCAACCCGTGGAAGCCGCGAAGGCCTTTGCCGCTGCCGCAGCGCTGCAGCCTGCGGACGCTTCGGTGGAATACAACCTAGCGCTGGCATTGTTTGACTCGGGTTCGCTGAAGGAAGCCAAAGCCGCGATCGACCGCATTCCGGCGACGGAGTCCAACGACCAGACGGACGCCCTCGCCGGGGACATCGAGGAGAAGCTGGGCGAGTTTCAACAGGCCATTGCGCATTATCAAGCGGCGGCAAAGTCGAACCCCAGCGATGCCAATCTCTATGCGCTTACGCTTGAACTGATGCGGCATTGGACCTGGGACGAAGCCGTGACCATGGCTGACTTTGGCACTTCGCGTTATCCCGCAAGCAAGCACTTTGAGGTTGCGAAAGGCATCGCGCAGTTTGGCGGGCAGCACTATCCAGAGGCGGTCGTGACATTCTCCGACCTGCTACAGAAAGAGCCCGAAAACGCGCTCTACGCGGACCTGCTTGGCCGGAGCTGCTCCGCCATTGCGGAGGACGCCAGCGCACAGTGCAACGGCCTATCGGAGTTCGCTCACCGGCATCCGGAGAACGCGCAGGCGGCGACCTTTGCGGCGGTGAGCCTGCTGCATCGGCCTTCGGCAGAGCAGGACAGGCCTGAGGTGAAGCGGCTGCTCGACCAGGCGATTGCAGCCGACCCAAAGCTGCCCGAGGCGCACTTCCAGCTTGCGGTGCTGGAGCAGTCGCAGTTGCAATGGCAGGAGAGCGTCGCTCCGCTGCAGCGGGCCATCGAGTTGCGACCGACGTATCCCGAGGCGCACTACAGGCTCTCGCGGGCGTACGCGCACCTAGGGATGAAAGACAAGGCGCAAGAGGAGATTGCGTTGCAACAGAAGTACACGCAGCAGGCCAAGGACACCGTGAACGCGCGTCTGCAGGAGGTCGTGACATTCCTCGTCAAATCCAACTAA
- a CDS encoding TonB-dependent receptor, with amino-acid sequence MIKSNSTTFGRLRKFVQMALCLCVAIFAAQPAFSQADQGAITGTVTDSTGAVVPNAAVTVSSTETGLTLKGTTDASGVFVFSPLKIGTYTVSASASGFETTTQENVALHVQDRIALQIQLKSGATTETVTVTSAPPLLQTEEGSTGQVIESKTINDTPLNGRNWVFIAQLTAGVAPANGARGQKGGDFNANGQRAEQNNYIMDGVDNNVNVVDFFNGASYVVRPPPDALAEFKVQTGAYSSEFGHSAGAVVNASIKSGTNHIHGSAWEYIRNDAFDVREFFQGSSPIAEYRQNQFGATLGLPIIKDKLFFFGDVEANRIVFGETHSGLTVPTALERTGNFSELLNPALVNGNTIQLYAPNPTAPGTTPIAGNRLDQSGITLDPVALKLLSLFPSPNIGVAGQTYSNFTSQTNTLDNTFQWDTRMDWNISSRDQAFGRYSYNHEPATHPAPLGPILDGGGFGDTGQVVQLGENFAGSETHIFTPTLTNEFRFGYNYGHFDGLHENANNPTLASSLGLGGVPYAPNNGGLPYINVGGLSVFGSPQFYATNEYENVYQILDNVTKVWGNHTFKTGINIQRIRFSTSQPTQPRGTYNFTGTYTTGFNQAGQTIPNTGYGIADFLTNNQNSTAVSNIFTSDDLRFNRSFYAQDDWKVSQRLTVNYGARYDYSTPYLERHDNQAAFIPTSPFVASASTGEYRIPISQQGKVTIPSKFVNLLAEDGITIKYVSNRYLEQPQKTNVAPRVGFAYKATDKAVVHGGYGIFFGGLESVGYYPNFGENFPFEFDSTYSASSCTQTSCTNNGFTLENGFSALLNSPTGLLTAPAQPTLRGGEAKIRTPYSQQYNLTVEYGISNSLVGSIGYVGAVSHHLQSFPNANGQTALAPHDFSGYTDANGDHTNPLEPFPHVNFSYTAYDAASNYNSLQAKLEKRLTNGLSFLTTYTYGKSLDNADTPLGTTGDQGDRGINILGWRGDYGPSGFDVRHRLTINGNYELPVGKGRKYFNNSGKIADYAIGGWSSSFVFRAETGQPITIGTNSINSPSGASANANRVGDPFSGGGSPNASNPGIACPTKVRTVINWYNPCAFANPLPDNIGYTTNFYPGTTQLIPNTVSGAAALPYVGSNRGQTTAPGYERVDASLFKSFPTFREQSLQFRADIFNALNTPGYGTPSNTGISGNGGQITSARVFAANAPDSRYFQFALKYTF; translated from the coding sequence ATGATAAAGAGCAACAGCACGACCTTTGGGAGACTACGCAAGTTTGTGCAGATGGCTTTATGCCTCTGCGTGGCGATCTTTGCGGCCCAGCCGGCGTTCTCGCAGGCCGATCAGGGCGCAATCACCGGAACAGTAACGGATTCCACCGGCGCGGTAGTTCCAAACGCGGCGGTGACGGTAAGCAGCACGGAAACGGGTCTCACTTTGAAGGGAACGACCGATGCAAGCGGCGTCTTCGTCTTCTCGCCGTTGAAGATCGGTACCTATACTGTTTCCGCCTCAGCCTCCGGCTTTGAGACGACAACGCAGGAAAACGTTGCCTTGCACGTTCAGGACCGCATCGCCCTGCAAATCCAACTGAAGAGCGGAGCGACAACCGAGACCGTAACAGTAACTTCTGCTCCGCCCCTGCTGCAGACGGAAGAAGGTTCGACTGGCCAAGTCATCGAATCGAAGACAATCAACGACACCCCGCTCAACGGCCGTAACTGGGTCTTCATCGCGCAACTCACTGCCGGCGTCGCTCCCGCAAACGGAGCCCGTGGCCAAAAGGGCGGTGACTTCAACGCCAACGGTCAGCGCGCAGAGCAGAACAACTACATCATGGACGGCGTCGACAACAACGTAAACGTGGTCGACTTCTTCAACGGTGCCAGCTACGTCGTACGTCCTCCGCCGGATGCTCTGGCGGAGTTCAAAGTACAGACCGGAGCCTACAGCTCAGAGTTCGGCCATTCTGCGGGCGCTGTTGTAAACGCTTCCATTAAGTCCGGTACCAACCACATCCACGGATCTGCCTGGGAATACATTCGTAACGACGCCTTCGACGTGCGCGAGTTCTTCCAGGGCTCTTCGCCCATCGCTGAGTATCGCCAAAACCAGTTCGGTGCCACGCTCGGTCTGCCAATCATCAAGGACAAGCTGTTCTTCTTCGGCGACGTGGAGGCGAACCGTATCGTCTTCGGCGAGACGCACTCCGGGCTTACCGTCCCGACGGCGCTTGAACGCACGGGAAACTTCAGCGAACTACTCAATCCTGCGCTGGTCAACGGCAATACGATCCAGCTCTATGCGCCGAATCCAACAGCGCCGGGAACGACGCCAATCGCCGGTAACCGGCTCGACCAATCGGGCATCACGCTTGATCCGGTCGCTCTCAAGCTACTTAGCCTGTTCCCGAGCCCGAACATCGGCGTTGCGGGGCAGACCTATAGCAACTTCACCAGCCAGACGAACACTCTGGACAATACCTTCCAGTGGGACACCCGTATGGACTGGAATATCAGTTCCAGGGATCAGGCATTCGGGCGCTACAGCTACAACCACGAACCTGCAACTCATCCGGCGCCTCTTGGGCCGATCCTGGATGGTGGCGGCTTCGGTGATACTGGCCAGGTCGTTCAGTTGGGCGAAAACTTTGCCGGAAGCGAGACCCACATCTTCACTCCGACGCTCACGAACGAGTTTCGTTTTGGATACAACTACGGCCACTTCGACGGTCTGCACGAGAACGCCAACAACCCTACACTCGCCTCTAGTCTTGGACTTGGTGGCGTGCCGTATGCTCCGAACAATGGCGGTCTGCCGTACATCAACGTGGGCGGTCTGTCCGTCTTCGGTTCGCCTCAGTTTTACGCAACGAACGAGTATGAAAACGTCTATCAGATTCTCGACAACGTCACTAAGGTTTGGGGAAATCACACCTTCAAGACCGGTATCAACATCCAGCGCATTCGGTTCTCGACGTCTCAGCCCACCCAACCCCGCGGTACCTATAACTTCACCGGAACTTATACCACCGGTTTCAATCAAGCCGGACAGACTATTCCAAATACGGGTTATGGCATCGCCGACTTCCTGACAAATAACCAGAATAGTACGGCTGTCTCCAACATCTTCACTTCAGATGACCTTCGCTTCAATCGCTCCTTCTATGCTCAGGACGACTGGAAGGTCAGCCAGCGCCTCACCGTCAACTACGGTGCTCGCTACGATTACTCCACGCCGTATCTTGAGCGTCACGATAACCAGGCTGCTTTCATTCCAACCAGCCCGTTTGTCGCCAGCGCCAGCACGGGTGAGTACCGTATTCCAATCAGCCAACAGGGCAAGGTGACGATTCCGAGCAAGTTCGTCAATCTGCTCGCCGAGGATGGCATCACCATCAAGTATGTAAGCAATCGCTATCTCGAACAGCCGCAGAAGACAAACGTGGCGCCTCGTGTCGGATTTGCCTACAAGGCGACTGACAAAGCTGTAGTCCACGGCGGATACGGTATCTTCTTCGGCGGTCTCGAAAGCGTCGGCTATTACCCGAACTTCGGCGAAAACTTCCCGTTCGAGTTCGACTCAACCTACAGCGCATCAAGCTGCACGCAGACCTCTTGCACCAACAACGGCTTTACCCTCGAGAATGGATTCAGCGCTCTGTTGAACTCGCCTACCGGCTTGCTCACGGCTCCCGCACAGCCCACGCTGCGCGGTGGGGAAGCGAAGATCCGCACGCCTTATAGCCAGCAGTACAACCTAACGGTGGAGTACGGTATCAGCAATTCGCTGGTCGGGTCGATCGGGTATGTCGGTGCGGTCTCCCATCACCTGCAGTCATTTCCCAACGCCAACGGCCAGACCGCGCTGGCGCCACACGACTTCAGCGGCTACACCGATGCGAACGGCGACCATACCAATCCGCTCGAACCCTTCCCGCACGTCAACTTCTCGTACACCGCCTATGACGCTGCCTCCAACTACAACTCGCTGCAGGCCAAGCTCGAAAAGCGCTTGACCAATGGCCTCAGCTTCCTCACGACCTACACCTACGGGAAGTCGCTGGACAATGCGGACACCCCGCTTGGTACCACGGGCGACCAGGGCGACCGTGGCATCAACATCCTTGGCTGGAGGGGAGATTATGGTCCGTCTGGTTTTGATGTCCGCCATCGTCTCACCATCAACGGCAACTATGAGCTTCCTGTCGGTAAGGGACGCAAGTACTTCAACAACAGTGGAAAGATTGCCGACTACGCAATCGGGGGTTGGTCGAGCAGCTTCGTCTTCCGAGCGGAGACGGGTCAGCCCATTACCATCGGAACGAATAGCATCAACAGTCCCAGCGGCGCATCGGCTAACGCCAACCGAGTTGGCGATCCCTTCAGTGGTGGTGGCAGCCCCAACGCTTCCAACCCCGGCATTGCCTGTCCCACCAAGGTGCGGACGGTCATCAACTGGTATAACCCCTGCGCCTTCGCAAACCCACTGCCGGATAACATCGGCTATACGACCAACTTCTACCCTGGCACCACGCAACTCATCCCGAACACCGTTTCTGGTGCGGCGGCCCTGCCTTATGTCGGCAGCAACCGTGGCCAGACGACTGCTCCGGGATACGAACGCGTCGATGCTTCTCTCTTCAAGTCTTTCCCAACCTTCCGCGAACAGAGCCTCCAGTTCCGCGCGGACATCTTCAACGCTCTCAACACACCCGGCTACGGTACGCCCAGCAACACGGGCATCTCTGGTAATGGCGGTCAGATCACTAGCGCTCGTGTCTTCGCTGCGAATGCCCCTGACTCGCGCTACTTCCAATTCGCTCTGAAGTACACCTTCTAG
- a CDS encoding radical SAM protein: protein MAKPAKLMEKALVLGAKGGWAVFNKLNSISPNASFTPKWSDKPLLKSYQKEKPPLGWPRTTDSLCPKCIPEIRQQIVDGKLPHEILLNEKVGEIKAQIIERDGQILMVKDCPIHGHFEDVMSIDTAFFKHLEEVFPGRDIKAHNDEKLHNHGTSTVTHGRGSVLTIDLTNRCNMMCDPCFMDANQVGFVHELTWDEIKTMLDNAVTIKPKRQMSVQFSGGEPTLSPYFLDAVAYARKVGYTSVQAATNGIEFAKSKEFSKAAAEAGLRYAYLQFDGIGNAANSHRKVGNAFDVKLQAIHNLHEAGVDIVPVTTIINGINNEQVGNIINFALDNPKKINFLSFQPVSFTGRDEDISDERRKAQRYTLSHMAHDVKNQTGLGEPVRDWFPISFMSTFSDWADLVHGPNHDWGQLSCGCHPNCGIGMALMIDKETKEAVPVTAFLNADRLAKDVARINDAARGKWLSIIGVSLALLRNYEPEKAPTHFKIKDLLQKFDKCFGATGKNYGKVTADRTMEDINMRRADRWNFLFIAGMWFQDLFNYDFRRTEQCIIPYATQEGEISFCAYNTGVGWRNIIEKMHMTSTLTKWYEEHGRHEIFAGGKKVGLEKEAKYDLVINEAHVNAAANDTFDKSGIAKNAREEKIRARDAKIKQDAENARMAKLYRKEILQEPDAPAGFISLGDIKPAAPVASKAEVEETVSGD, encoded by the coding sequence ATGGCGAAGCCAGCAAAATTGATGGAGAAGGCCCTCGTTCTGGGAGCCAAGGGAGGTTGGGCAGTCTTCAACAAGCTCAACTCGATCAGCCCCAACGCAAGCTTTACCCCCAAGTGGAGCGATAAGCCCCTCCTCAAGAGCTATCAGAAAGAGAAGCCGCCCCTCGGCTGGCCGCGCACCACCGACTCTCTCTGCCCCAAGTGCATCCCTGAGATCCGCCAGCAGATCGTCGACGGCAAGCTGCCCCACGAGATCCTGCTCAACGAGAAGGTCGGCGAGATCAAGGCCCAGATCATCGAGCGCGACGGCCAGATCCTGATGGTTAAGGACTGCCCCATCCACGGGCACTTCGAAGACGTCATGTCGATCGACACGGCCTTCTTCAAGCACCTCGAAGAGGTCTTCCCTGGCCGCGACATCAAGGCGCACAACGACGAGAAGCTGCACAACCACGGTACGTCCACTGTGACCCACGGCCGCGGCTCGGTCCTCACCATCGACCTGACCAACCGCTGCAACATGATGTGCGACCCCTGCTTCATGGACGCCAACCAGGTCGGCTTCGTCCACGAACTGACGTGGGATGAGATCAAGACCATGCTCGACAACGCGGTCACGATCAAGCCCAAGCGCCAGATGTCGGTCCAGTTCTCCGGCGGCGAGCCCACGCTCAGCCCCTACTTCCTCGACGCCGTCGCCTACGCCCGCAAGGTCGGTTACACCTCCGTCCAGGCCGCGACCAACGGCATCGAGTTTGCCAAGTCCAAGGAGTTCTCGAAGGCCGCCGCTGAAGCCGGTCTCCGCTACGCTTACCTGCAGTTCGACGGCATCGGCAACGCTGCCAACTCGCACCGCAAGGTCGGCAACGCGTTCGACGTGAAGCTCCAGGCCATCCACAACCTGCACGAAGCCGGCGTCGACATCGTTCCCGTAACGACGATCATCAACGGCATCAACAACGAGCAGGTTGGCAACATCATCAACTTCGCGCTCGACAACCCGAAGAAGATCAACTTCCTCAGCTTCCAGCCCGTCAGCTTCACCGGCCGCGACGAAGACATCTCCGACGAGCGCCGCAAGGCACAGCGCTACACGCTCTCGCACATGGCGCACGATGTGAAGAACCAGACCGGCCTCGGCGAGCCCGTCCGCGACTGGTTCCCCATCTCCTTCATGTCGACCTTCTCGGACTGGGCCGACCTCGTCCACGGCCCGAACCACGACTGGGGCCAGCTCTCCTGCGGCTGCCACCCGAACTGCGGTATTGGCATGGCGCTGATGATCGACAAGGAGACCAAGGAAGCCGTTCCGGTGACCGCGTTCCTCAATGCCGATCGTCTTGCGAAGGACGTTGCCCGCATCAACGACGCGGCCCGCGGCAAGTGGCTCTCCATCATCGGTGTCTCGCTCGCGCTGCTCCGCAACTACGAGCCCGAGAAGGCCCCGACCCACTTCAAGATCAAGGACCTGCTGCAGAAGTTCGACAAGTGCTTCGGCGCAACCGGCAAGAACTACGGCAAGGTCACCGCGGACCGCACGATGGAAGACATCAACATGCGCCGCGCGGACCGCTGGAACTTCCTCTTCATCGCCGGCATGTGGTTCCAGGACCTCTTCAACTACGACTTCCGCCGCACCGAGCAGTGCATCATTCCTTACGCGACGCAGGAAGGCGAGATCAGCTTCTGCGCGTACAACACCGGCGTAGGCTGGCGCAACATCATCGAGAAGATGCACATGACCTCTACCCTCACCAAGTGGTACGAGGAGCATGGCCGTCACGAGATCTTTGCCGGCGGTAAGAAGGTCGGTCTCGAGAAGGAAGCGAAGTACGATCTCGTCATCAACGAAGCGCACGTCAACGCGGCGGCCAACGATACGTTCGATAAGAGCGGCATCGCCAAGAACGCCCGCGAAGAGAAGATCCGCGCACGCGATGCGAAGATCAAGCAGGATGCCGAGAACGCCCGCATGGCCAAGCTCTACCGCAAGGAGATTCTGCAGGAGCCCGAT